In Miscanthus floridulus cultivar M001 chromosome 5, ASM1932011v1, whole genome shotgun sequence, one genomic interval encodes:
- the LOC136452194 gene encoding glutaredoxin-C1, with product MDRVTKLASQRAVVIFSTSSCCMCHTVTRLFRELGVNPTVVELDQDPRGKEMDKALARLLGRNPAVPAVFIGGRLVGSTDKVMSLHLSGNLVPLLRNAGALWV from the coding sequence ATGGACCGGGTGACAAAGCTGGCTTCTCAGCGTGCGGTGGTAATCTTCAGCACGAGCTCCTGCTGCATGTGCCACACGGTGACGCGCCTGTTCCGCGAGCTCGGGGTGAACCCGACGGTGGTGGAGCTGGACCAGGACCCCAGGGGGAAGGAGATGGACAAGGCACTGGCGAGGCTGCTGGGCCGCAACCCCGCGGTGCCGGCGGTGTTCATCGGTGGCAGGCTCGTCGGCTCCACCGACAAGGTGATGTCGCTTCACCTCAGCGGCAACCTCGTCCCGCTTCTGCGCAATGCCGGCGCGCTCTGGGTGTAG